The Neodiprion lecontei isolate iyNeoLeco1 chromosome 2, iyNeoLeco1.1, whole genome shotgun sequence genome segment CGTTCGCGACACGTAATTCCCACGAATTCGTATTCGTTGTTAGTttggtaaaatgaaataaaacacacCGCCGTTATAGGTTGAGTCCAGAGCACATAAGCACAAGTGGAACGTCCAGTGTGTAGTGGGGGGAGGTCGATCTCGATAGTTATTAGAGCAAACGCagagtcaacgggttaaaaggaaaccaaaatttttgttaaggaggtaaaatcgagagcaagctcagtcggtaatggaCAATTACAATGGTCgtatcacagaggtgtaaatattacttagatgttctatgtcttgtttacggttgacagaattgggatgtgcaacaatattgcacatttccaACAGTAGCCTATTGTAATACAACGGTTCGACGTCAATAATGCTGacttgagaataattaaaagagtggtcgaaatcgatggcatGTCTCGTCAAtgcagtataattatcctcGTGTTCATGGATATTGCGTTTATGCTCGGTTATCCTTGGTGTGTAGTTGCCTACTAGTTTGGCCTATGTAAGACACGTTGCATTGGTTGCaaggtattttgtaaactacacCAGAGCGCATACCCAGGGGTAAGGGGTCCTCACCCGAATCAAACATCGAGGATAGATCATGTGCACATTTAcccacaaattgaattttgtacttaGAGAATGTTCTGTTGAGTGACTCAAACAACCCCGCGACGTATGGGATGGAAATATAGCTTTTTTGATTGGTTTGTGTAGTAGTTacatcgatattattgttagGGCTGGTCGATGACAAGATGGAATCGTATTTGAACTGTATATGTTTGTTGAGCAGGCGAGGTGGATATTCGTTTTTACTTAGTACCTGCTGAATcaaggacaaatttttttgtgaaattccaTACTTGAGAGTCGGATCGCTCTGTCAACTCAGCAAttaatcgttccaattttgtatgatctgggatggtgagaatggtaatttaaatacctttgTGACCAAGTAGCCTTATGAAACCAATCAGTTTTAATGAGCTGGTTATCATTGATGATCAGGACATCTAAAAAGCTAATTTGGTGATTAGACTCTAATTCAGATGTAAATTGTAGTCTCGGATGGAAACTGTTGAAAACTGAAAGCATTTCTGCAACTTTATCCGAAGGGACAGCTGTAATTATGTCGTCTACATAtctgaaaaagaatgaaggCTTGAAGTCCAGTTTATTGAGACAGTATTGTTCAAGATCATCCAAAACCAAATCAGACAAAATTGGAGAGAGCGGTGAGCCCATCGGTAAACCATACGTTTGAGCATATATGTTatgattgaatttgaatatgGTAGCCTTAAAACATATGTGCAATGCTTTTAAGAGTTCATCAAGTGGGACCGGAATTTTGTCCACCAACTGATGCCAGCGCTGTTTAACAGCGTTGATTGCAAGATCTTGTGGAACATTTGTGAACAATGACACAACATCCAGCGAAACTAAAATATGATCAGGTGGGAGACGAAAGTCCCTAATAGCATTAACCAGAGCAAAACTATCTCTTACACGTGACAAGGGAGGTACGATGTTGTTACCTATACATTGACTGAGGCAACGAGCCAGATTGATAGTCGGACTATCAGTGAAAGAAACTATAATTCTTACCGGTGTATCCGGTTTGTGAATTTTCGGTAGCCCGTAGGCTCTAGGTGGTAGGCAATCAGTTTTTGCAATTTGACGTCTAAGTTGATCAGAGATGAGTTTGCTTTTAGACCAATCCGTTGTTAGTTTTTTGACTTCTTGTTGCAAGGTACAGGTGAGATCGTATCTAACAACTTTGTAAGAGTTGTTGTTGGAGAGTTGTTGCAACATTTTATCCTCGTACATTTGTTTGTTCATCACAACAGTCGTGTTTCCCTTGTCAGCCTTCAAGAAAAGTAAGTCCTGGTTGTTATTTTGAAAGATCTTAGTTTCTTTAATTTTGTGAAGGATATTCTTGTCAGCGTGAAGGGGAGAAGGGGtgttgatgaacttttttatAGTGTTGGTAAAATCTTGGCGGGCCGTATTACGAGAATCAGAAGAAATGAAGGAAATCTTTGATTCGAAATCAGAGATAAGTTTGTTGGTTGGGATGCAGTTAGGCTTAAAAGGAATGCCATATTTGGGTCCCATTTTTAGCACGTCGGTAACATTGACAGGAATATCCGTATTGCTAAGGTTCAcgatccaattttcaaaggtCGAGTCAATTGGATCAGAAGTGGGAcgttttttgttattaatcaGATTAGCTAACTTGTTGATGTTAGCCGCCTTGTAAGCGTTGAAGGCCGGTTCCAATTTCAGGTATTGTGTGtcggagaatttt includes the following:
- the LOC124292954 gene encoding uncharacterized protein LOC124292954, which gives rise to MSKSRTVYQHNVHKFQRSLLNLEISDAQATIVKYQNILLSLENDILIELPVEVSKKFSDTQYLKLEPAFNAYKAANINKLANLINNKKRPTSDPIDSTFENWIVNLSNTDIPVNVTDVLKMGPKYGIPFKPNCIPTNKLISDFESKISFISSDSRNTARQDFTNTIKKFINTPSPLHADKNILHKIKETKIFQNNNQDLLFLKADKGNTTVVMNKQMYEDKMLQQLSNNNSYKVVRYDLTCTLQQEVKKLTTDWSKSKLISDQLRRQIAKTDCLPPRAYGLPKIHKPDTPVRIIVSFTDSPTINLARCLSQCIGNNIVPPLSRVRDSFALVNAIRDFRLPPDHILVSLDVVSLFTNVPQDLAINAVKQRWHQLVDKIPVPLDELLKALHICFKATIFKFNHNIYAQTYVDDIITAVPSDKVAEMLSVFNSFHPRLQFTSELESNHQISFLDVLIINDNQLIKTDWFHKATWSQRY